One genomic region from Candidatus Saccharimonadia bacterium encodes:
- a CDS encoding DUF4386 domain-containing protein — protein sequence MPSHRKISLTAGILYLLTFVSIPTLALYTQVKSTGYITGAGPDTAAIIGGILEIIVALAGIATAVVLFPILKKQSETLALGLVAARVLESSAIFVGVAFVLSIVALRQAGAGADVLPIGHALATLYDRIFFLSQSFMPAICDLLLGTLLYRSRLVPRGLALIGIVGGPILILGYLAVFFGLLGQHAPLAGLSALPVAAFEISLGIWLVVKGFNPRAAAALESKRSAT from the coding sequence ATGCCCTCGCATCGCAAAATCTCCCTAACCGCGGGCATCCTTTATCTCCTCACCTTCGTCTCCATCCCCACCCTGGCGCTCTACACCCAAGTCAAAAGCACCGGCTACATCACCGGCGCCGGGCCGGACACGGCCGCCATCATCGGCGGCATCCTGGAGATCATCGTGGCGCTGGCCGGCATCGCCACCGCCGTGGTGCTGTTCCCGATCCTCAAAAAGCAAAGTGAAACCCTCGCGCTCGGCCTGGTGGCTGCCCGCGTCCTCGAATCCAGTGCCATCTTCGTCGGCGTGGCGTTCGTGCTGTCCATTGTGGCCCTGCGGCAGGCCGGAGCCGGCGCCGACGTGCTGCCCATCGGCCACGCGCTTGCCACCCTGTACGACCGCATCTTTTTCCTCAGCCAAAGCTTCATGCCCGCCATCTGCGACCTGTTGCTGGGCACGTTGCTGTACCGGTCGCGCCTGGTGCCGCGCGGCCTGGCGCTCATCGGCATCGTCGGCGGTCCCATTCTCATCCTTGGCTACCTCGCTGTGTTCTTTGGCCTCTTGGGGCAGCATGCCCCCCTGGCCGGCCTAAGCGCCCTGCCGGTGGCGGCGTTTGAGATTTCGCTCGGCATCTGGCTAGTCGTCAAAGGCTTCAACCCTCGGGCCGCCGCCGCGCTCGAGTCCAAACGCTCCGCTACTTAG
- a CDS encoding VOC family protein: MSKMNPVVHFEMGYQDKDRMIKFYQTALSWQTQPMGPDMGGYVVAQTTETDENGMVQTKGAINGGFYQKTDDPQGQAPSVVVSVDDVHETMKAVEAAGGKILGGLNAQGEHTMEPQMIPGVGLWISAMDTEGNRFSLLQAKS; this comes from the coding sequence ATGAGCAAAATGAACCCAGTTGTGCATTTCGAGATGGGCTATCAAGACAAAGACCGTATGATCAAATTCTACCAAACCGCCCTTAGCTGGCAGACCCAGCCGATGGGGCCCGACATGGGCGGTTACGTTGTCGCTCAAACCACCGAAACCGACGAGAATGGCATGGTCCAAACCAAAGGGGCGATTAATGGTGGGTTTTACCAAAAAACCGACGACCCCCAGGGCCAGGCCCCCTCGGTGGTAGTTTCGGTCGACGACGTTCACGAAACAATGAAGGCCGTAGAGGCCGCTGGTGGCAAGATCCTGGGCGGGCTGAACGCCCAAGGCGAACACACCATGGAGCCGCAGATGATCCCGGGGGTTGGCCTATGGATATCGGCGATGGACACCGAGGGCAATCGATTTTCCCTCTTGCAAGCCAAGTCCTAA
- a CDS encoding nuclear transport factor 2 family protein: MTESVDIAKLYFDLSNNSDFEGIKKLFTDTTQYVSQNTGLHTGRTKIMEMQRVFHAKFANLHWHVNNIQEVRRGVILVDYDFTGVTSGGEKVETSGFEYVTVQDDKIVKIEIKNKS; encoded by the coding sequence ATGACAGAATCCGTAGACATCGCTAAACTCTACTTTGATCTTTCGAACAATAGCGACTTCGAGGGTATCAAAAAGCTCTTCACTGATACGACACAATACGTCTCGCAGAATACGGGCCTCCACACTGGCCGTACCAAAATTATGGAAATGCAGCGAGTATTCCATGCCAAGTTTGCTAACCTGCATTGGCATGTTAATAATATCCAGGAAGTTAGGCGCGGAGTGATACTTGTTGATTATGATTTCACCGGAGTAACGTCAGGTGGCGAGAAAGTTGAAACCTCAGGTTTCGAATACGTCACTGTCCAAGATGACAAGATTGTGAAAATAGAAATAAAAAACAAATCCTAG
- the trxB gene encoding thioredoxin-disulfide reductase, with protein sequence MSHRRLIIIGSGPAGLTAALYAARGNLEPLVFEGDTSVANDLPGGQLMFTTEIENFPGVLGLQGPELMAKMREQAISFGAEITTLRVTKVDFSRRPFRMWVGEREYTADAVIASTGAKPVMPGLPHEWELMGRGVSACATCDGFFFRGKDIAVVGGGDSAMEEAIFLTNFASSVTVIHRRDKLRASQVMQDRARANPKIKFLWNTQITELEGTERLMGLGLRDTVTGDTSRRDIAGLFIAIGHQPNSELFAGQLDLRPDGYVVTSGVATSVPGVFAAGDLQDSRYRQAVTSAGTGCMAALDAQKFLEEHPGENAVPAKPAAKALASDSPKAPTR encoded by the coding sequence GTGAGTCACCGTCGTCTCATCATCATCGGCTCCGGTCCCGCCGGCCTCACTGCTGCCCTGTACGCTGCCCGCGGCAACCTCGAGCCCCTCGTGTTCGAGGGCGACACGTCGGTGGCCAACGACTTGCCGGGCGGCCAGCTCATGTTTACCACCGAAATCGAAAACTTTCCCGGCGTACTCGGCCTGCAAGGCCCTGAGCTCATGGCCAAAATGCGCGAGCAAGCCATCAGTTTCGGCGCCGAAATCACCACCCTGCGCGTCACCAAAGTCGACTTCAGCCGCCGGCCGTTTCGAATGTGGGTGGGGGAGCGCGAATACACCGCCGACGCCGTCATAGCTTCCACCGGCGCCAAGCCGGTCATGCCGGGCCTGCCCCATGAATGGGAGCTCATGGGCCGCGGCGTCTCCGCCTGCGCTACCTGCGACGGCTTCTTTTTCCGCGGCAAAGACATCGCCGTGGTGGGTGGGGGAGACAGCGCCATGGAAGAAGCCATCTTCCTCACCAATTTCGCGAGTTCCGTCACGGTCATTCACCGCCGCGACAAGCTGCGCGCCAGCCAGGTCATGCAAGACCGCGCCCGGGCCAATCCCAAGATCAAATTTTTGTGGAATACCCAAATCACCGAGCTCGAAGGCACCGAGCGGCTCATGGGCCTGGGCTTGCGCGACACTGTCACGGGCGACACTTCGCGCCGCGACATCGCCGGCCTGTTTATCGCCATCGGCCACCAGCCCAACTCCGAACTGTTCGCCGGCCAGCTCGACCTGCGCCCCGACGGCTATGTAGTCACCAGCGGCGTAGCCACCAGCGTGCCGGGCGTGTTTGCCGCCGGCGACCTCCAGGACTCTCGTTACCGCCAGGCCGTTACTTCGGCTGGCACCGGCTGCATGGCTGCGCTTGATGCGCAGAAATTTCTCGAAGAGCATCCCGGCGAGAACGCCGTACCAGCCAAGCCTGCCGCCAAAGCTCTCGCCTCCGATTCCCCCAAAGCACCTACCCGCTAG
- a CDS encoding patatin-like phospholipase family protein: MNKNLNLQAPAAGERALVLGGGGSAGNAWLIGVVAGLFEAGVDVTNADVIIGTSAGSTAAAQITSATPAELLAATLAAPPPRTAPAGSGGGPAPMRPATNHNHVERLSAIIGAAKDVADMRRRMGAAALDLDAASDGSWSAQWRTTVASRLPSHHWPQQSVQITAVDARTGEPVVFDRHSGVDLVDAIAASCASGLPYRIGDNLYIDGGFRSNAENADLAAGYARVLVLSPFGGKSLQPLAWGTHLATQIDELRARGSRVETIFPDNNSRHIFAFGGNVMDPSMRPPAARAGYDQGKALAARLAEFWH; this comes from the coding sequence ATGAATAAAAACCTTAACCTTCAGGCGCCCGCCGCGGGTGAGCGAGCGTTGGTCCTCGGCGGTGGCGGATCGGCCGGCAATGCGTGGCTGATCGGCGTGGTCGCCGGCCTGTTTGAGGCCGGGGTGGATGTGACCAACGCCGACGTGATCATCGGGACATCAGCCGGATCGACCGCCGCGGCCCAGATCACGAGCGCGACCCCGGCCGAACTGCTTGCCGCCACCCTCGCCGCGCCCCCACCGCGGACCGCTCCGGCCGGATCAGGCGGCGGACCTGCCCCGATGAGGCCGGCAACGAACCACAACCACGTGGAGAGGCTGAGCGCCATCATCGGCGCCGCTAAGGATGTGGCCGACATGCGCCGCAGGATGGGCGCGGCGGCGCTCGACCTGGATGCGGCGTCGGACGGCTCCTGGTCGGCGCAATGGCGCACTACCGTCGCCTCGCGGCTGCCCAGTCATCACTGGCCGCAACAATCGGTGCAAATCACGGCAGTCGATGCCCGTACCGGTGAACCAGTCGTGTTCGACCGCCACAGTGGAGTCGACCTGGTCGACGCCATTGCCGCCAGTTGCGCCAGTGGCCTTCCCTACAGGATAGGGGACAATCTATACATCGACGGCGGCTTCCGGTCCAACGCCGAGAATGCCGATCTGGCAGCCGGATACGCTCGGGTGCTGGTGCTGTCACCATTCGGTGGCAAATCACTGCAACCGCTGGCGTGGGGCACCCATCTCGCAACCCAGATCGATGAACTCCGCGCCCGCGGCAGCCGAGTCGAAACCATCTTCCCGGATAACAACTCCCGCCACATATTCGCCTTCGGCGGCAATGTGATGGATCCGTCGATGCGTCCCCCCGCCGCCCGGGCCGGTTACGACCAAGGCAAAGCTCTTGCCGCCCGTCTCGCCGAATTCTGGCACTGA
- the trxA gene encoding thioredoxin, with the protein MIKTVSESNFQAEVVKNERPVLVDLWAPWCGPCIAMEPAIKELAAEFEGKVDVAKLNVDDNPAIAQSLDVMSIPTLMLFKGGKPVERIVGLTAKDKLAGVMSAAIA; encoded by the coding sequence ATGATTAAGACCGTTTCCGAATCCAACTTCCAAGCCGAAGTTGTCAAAAATGAGCGTCCGGTGCTGGTGGATTTGTGGGCGCCGTGGTGCGGTCCTTGCATTGCCATGGAGCCTGCCATCAAAGAGCTCGCCGCGGAGTTTGAAGGCAAAGTGGACGTCGCCAAACTCAACGTCGACGACAACCCCGCCATCGCCCAATCGCTCGACGTCATGAGTATCCCTACGCTTATGCTCTTCAAGGGTGGCAAGCCCGTAGAGCGCATCGTCGGCCTCACTGCCAAAGACAAGCTCGCGGGGGTAATGTCGGCGGCCATCGCGTGA
- a CDS encoding DUF2975 domain-containing protein, which produces MKRSSTIFLQMVVVLIGVGTLALMLWEPQIEGRNAQATLFEIYFRDPFLAYAYIASIAFFVGLYKAFKLLGYVGRKEVFSQRSVNALRTIKYCGVALIAFIAAPEAYLFIARPGDDIAGGVAIGLLLIFVSAVIATAAAVFERRLRSGKRDDR; this is translated from the coding sequence ATGAAACGAAGCTCAACCATATTTCTTCAGATGGTAGTCGTGCTCATCGGTGTCGGCACTCTTGCCCTGATGCTTTGGGAGCCCCAGATTGAGGGCAGGAATGCGCAGGCTACGCTCTTTGAGATATATTTCAGAGATCCATTCTTGGCGTATGCGTATATCGCATCGATTGCTTTTTTCGTAGGGCTCTACAAAGCGTTCAAACTGCTGGGGTACGTAGGACGAAAAGAAGTGTTTTCACAGCGTTCCGTGAATGCGCTACGGACTATAAAATATTGCGGGGTAGCCCTTATCGCTTTTATCGCAGCGCCAGAAGCCTACTTATTTATAGCGCGGCCCGGCGATGACATTGCGGGCGGTGTCGCGATAGGTCTCCTTCTGATTTTTGTCTCTGCCGTGATCGCCACCGCCGCGGCCGTGTTTGAAAGACGTTTACGAAGCGGCAAACGAGACGATCGATAA
- the murB gene encoding UDP-N-acetylmuramate dehydrogenase translates to MPKPASIAEHVELAPYTTMQVGGVCDYFVPAGDVATVMEACAWAEDEGVEVLVLGEGSNVIVSDEPLHRLVIKVEIPGFEVVAEDDESATVEIGAGEHWDGVVDRAVKRGWAGIEAMSMIPGTAGATPVQNAGAYGQEIADTLVLVEAYDRQEHRVVTLAPGSCGFGYRDSAFKHELAGRYVIVGITLRLSKKAPAEPTYASLKRYLEAHETPRPTLAQIRSAVMSVRSKILPDPSVVPNAGSFFKNPIVEPYVLERLRRRYPDMPAYEYGDGYKLAAGWLLDQCGLKGAEYFGLRLHADHALVITNPHHAGYADLVKLVEFIVAKVDDKFGVRLEPEPLFISSENRQW, encoded by the coding sequence ATGCCAAAGCCTGCTTCAATTGCGGAACACGTGGAGCTGGCGCCCTACACCACGATGCAGGTGGGAGGGGTGTGCGATTATTTTGTGCCGGCCGGCGATGTGGCGACGGTGATGGAGGCCTGTGCTTGGGCCGAGGACGAGGGCGTGGAGGTGCTGGTGCTCGGCGAGGGGTCCAATGTGATCGTGAGCGACGAGCCCCTCCACCGCCTCGTGATCAAGGTGGAGATTCCAGGGTTTGAGGTGGTGGCCGAGGATGACGAGAGCGCCACGGTTGAGATCGGCGCCGGTGAGCATTGGGATGGGGTGGTGGACCGGGCGGTGAAGCGCGGCTGGGCCGGCATCGAGGCGATGTCGATGATACCGGGGACGGCCGGGGCTACGCCGGTGCAAAACGCGGGGGCTTACGGCCAGGAGATCGCCGACACCCTGGTGTTGGTGGAGGCGTACGACCGGCAGGAACACCGAGTGGTGACGTTGGCGCCCGGGAGTTGCGGTTTTGGGTATCGCGACAGCGCATTTAAGCACGAACTGGCGGGGCGGTACGTAATTGTGGGCATCACGCTGCGGCTCTCGAAGAAAGCGCCGGCCGAACCGACGTATGCCTCTCTCAAGCGGTATTTGGAGGCGCATGAGACGCCCCGCCCAACACTGGCGCAGATTCGGAGCGCGGTGATGAGCGTTCGGTCGAAGATTTTGCCCGATCCGAGCGTGGTGCCAAATGCGGGATCGTTTTTCAAGAATCCGATCGTGGAGCCATACGTGCTGGAGCGGCTGCGGCGGCGATATCCGGATATGCCGGCCTACGAATATGGCGACGGCTACAAGTTGGCGGCGGGGTGGCTGCTGGATCAATGCGGACTGAAGGGCGCGGAATATTTTGGCCTGCGACTGCATGCCGACCACGCCCTCGTGATCACTAATCCGCACCACGCGGGGTACGCGGACCTGGTGAAACTGGTGGAGTTTATCGTGGCCAAGGTGGATGACAAATTTGGCGTGAGGCTGGAGCCGGAGCCGCTGTTTATTTCTTCCGAGAATCGGCAATGGTGA
- a CDS encoding excinuclease ABC subunit UvrA, with amino-acid sequence MMQEYIQIKGARENNLKNVSLRIPKRKITVFTGVSGSGKSSLVFDTVAAEAQRLLNENFSMFVRNFLPHLTQPHADEIKNLSMAVIVDQKRLGGGSHSTVGTVTDIATALRLMFSRVGRPSIGYANLFSFNDPAGMCPECNGMGRSMALDRELALDTSKSIDDGAIKLPGYDGGNVWTYGAMKAAGVDTTKKLKDFSAAEMEEFLHGEPRKVKVNGINLTYEGLEGVFTKKYILRDLKTMSDRTQKQFGPFITMGACHLCHGARLSQQALSVKVEGHNIAELSAMQVDALLEVVKQIKAPEARAIVATLHDRLSNLVDIGLGYLSLDRVTDTLSGGESQRVKMVKHLNGSLVDVMYIFDEPSVGLHPRDVHRLNELLAKLRDAGNTVIVVEHDPDVIQAADHIIDVGPGAGSNGGEVVFEGAYPELLKTDTLTGQHLKDKSPVKSSFRQPTGQLQIRDAHANNLAHIDVDIPTGVFTVITGVAGSGKSSLINQVFLRQHPEAIVVDQSGIGVSTRSNPATYTGIMDVIRKAFATASKADIALFSFNSKGACDNCKGAGFVTTDLAFLDDAKLPCDVCEGRRFKPEVLEYKYQDKNINEVLNLTVAQAIEFFDLGEIAQKLQALSDVGLDYLSLGQPLSSLSGGECQRLKLASELHKKGSIYVLDEPTTGLHMSDITRLHAIINRLVDAKNTVITIEHNQEVIRQADHIIDLGPEGGHAGGQVMFQGTPAELVKSEQALIAEYL; translated from the coding sequence ATGATGCAAGAATATATCCAAATCAAAGGCGCCCGCGAAAACAACCTCAAGAACGTCTCGCTGCGCATTCCCAAGCGCAAAATCACCGTCTTTACCGGCGTGTCCGGCTCGGGCAAATCATCGCTCGTGTTCGACACCGTGGCCGCCGAGGCCCAGCGCCTGCTCAACGAAAACTTCAGCATGTTCGTGCGCAATTTCTTGCCCCACCTCACTCAGCCGCACGCCGACGAAATCAAAAACCTCAGCATGGCCGTCATCGTCGACCAAAAACGCCTCGGCGGCGGCTCGCACTCCACCGTCGGCACCGTCACCGACATCGCCACCGCCCTGCGCCTCATGTTTAGCCGCGTTGGCAGGCCGTCTATCGGCTACGCCAACCTGTTTTCCTTCAACGACCCCGCCGGCATGTGCCCCGAGTGCAATGGCATGGGCCGCAGCATGGCCCTGGACCGCGAATTGGCCCTGGACACGTCCAAATCCATCGACGACGGCGCTATCAAGCTGCCGGGATATGACGGCGGCAATGTCTGGACCTACGGAGCCATGAAGGCCGCGGGCGTGGACACTACCAAAAAGCTAAAAGATTTCAGCGCGGCCGAGATGGAAGAATTCCTCCATGGCGAGCCCCGCAAGGTCAAAGTAAACGGCATAAACCTCACGTACGAAGGCCTAGAAGGCGTCTTTACCAAGAAATATATCCTGCGCGACCTCAAAACCATGTCGGACCGCACCCAAAAGCAATTTGGTCCGTTCATCACCATGGGCGCCTGCCACCTCTGCCACGGCGCCCGCCTCAGCCAACAAGCCTTGTCGGTAAAAGTAGAAGGCCACAACATCGCCGAGCTCTCGGCCATGCAGGTCGACGCGCTGCTCGAGGTCGTAAAGCAAATCAAAGCCCCCGAGGCGCGTGCCATCGTCGCCACCCTGCACGACCGCCTCAGCAATCTCGTCGATATCGGCCTCGGCTACCTCAGCCTCGACCGTGTCACCGACACTCTGTCCGGCGGCGAATCCCAGCGCGTCAAAATGGTGAAGCACCTCAACGGCAGCCTCGTCGACGTCATGTACATCTTCGACGAGCCCAGCGTCGGTCTGCACCCCCGCGACGTCCACCGCCTCAACGAGCTGCTCGCCAAACTCCGCGACGCCGGCAACACCGTCATCGTCGTCGAGCACGACCCCGACGTCATCCAGGCTGCCGACCACATCATCGACGTCGGCCCCGGTGCCGGCAGCAACGGGGGAGAAGTCGTCTTCGAAGGCGCCTACCCCGAACTCCTCAAAACCGACACCCTCACCGGCCAGCACCTCAAAGACAAATCGCCCGTCAAATCCAGCTTCCGCCAACCTACCGGCCAGCTCCAAATCCGCGACGCCCACGCCAACAACCTTGCTCACATCGACGTCGACATCCCCACCGGCGTCTTCACCGTCATCACCGGCGTCGCCGGCTCGGGCAAGAGCTCACTCATCAACCAAGTCTTCCTGCGCCAACACCCCGAAGCCATCGTGGTCGACCAATCCGGCATCGGCGTCTCCACCCGCTCCAACCCCGCCACCTACACCGGCATCATGGACGTCATCCGCAAAGCCTTCGCCACCGCCAGCAAAGCCGACATCGCACTCTTCAGTTTCAATTCCAAGGGCGCCTGCGACAATTGCAAAGGCGCCGGCTTCGTGACCACCGACCTCGCCTTCCTCGACGACGCCAAGCTCCCCTGCGACGTCTGCGAAGGCAGACGCTTCAAGCCCGAAGTGCTGGAGTACAAATACCAGGACAAAAACATTAATGAAGTCCTCAATCTCACCGTCGCCCAGGCCATCGAATTCTTCGATCTGGGAGAAATCGCCCAAAAGCTCCAGGCCCTCAGCGACGTCGGCCTCGACTACCTCTCGCTCGGCCAGCCCCTAAGCTCACTCTCTGGCGGCGAATGCCAACGTCTCAAGCTCGCCTCGGAGCTCCACAAAAAGGGGAGCATCTACGTCCTCGACGAGCCCACCACGGGCCTCCATATGTCCGACATCACCCGCCTCCACGCCATCATAAACCGGCTCGTAGACGCCAAAAACACCGTCATCACCATCGAGCACAACCAAGAAGTCATCCGCCAGGCCGACCACATCATCGACCTCGGCCCCGAAGGCGGCCACGCCGGCGGCCAGGTCATGTTCCAGGGCACCCCGGCCGAGCTCGTGAAGAGCGAGCAGGCGTTGATCGCGGAGTATTTGTAA
- a CDS encoding type II toxin-antitoxin system RelE/ParE family toxin, with product MYETPSGQPLVQNFIDGVQKGTRAKVYRQIDLLELYGPQLGMPHSKPMGGGLYELRVRGQQEVRVFYIFAVENTVYLLHGFQKKSQSTPKKELDLARRRQGEIEAQN from the coding sequence ATGTATGAAACACCAAGCGGCCAGCCGTTGGTACAAAACTTCATAGACGGCGTCCAAAAGGGAACTCGGGCGAAGGTCTATCGTCAGATTGATCTGCTGGAGTTGTACGGCCCGCAGCTCGGGATGCCCCACTCGAAGCCAATGGGCGGTGGTCTGTACGAGCTGAGAGTACGTGGTCAGCAAGAAGTCCGCGTGTTTTACATATTTGCTGTCGAGAATACGGTATATCTGCTTCATGGTTTCCAGAAGAAGAGCCAGTCCACCCCCAAGAAAGAATTAGACTTAGCTCGACGGCGCCAGGGAGAGATTGAAGCTCAGAACTAG
- a CDS encoding 6-phosphogluconolactonase codes for MLITFVDSLARPAGSLWQRLQSSSHDDTFNVASPLSSTPFPIYQWILENSGDFTNWDKTNLVLMDEQVDGDQPPYRYIPLEDPASYEAFARRSLLDQLSEKTGVSIDVIKPRLETIDSFNTRIDLLVLALGIDGNYANVMPGTPESGGWHIAHLTPAFRQTHTKTGSKSYENAKFREFGMSLGPQQVLEAKNVVVIISGPQKHDLATQLLAYREFDPTFPLSIIYHPEVIDRVQIFIANDVGIEGSKS; via the coding sequence ATGTTAATCACTTTTGTTGATTCGTTAGCCCGGCCGGCCGGTTCGCTATGGCAGAGACTTCAGTCTAGCAGTCACGATGACACATTCAATGTTGCCTCTCCCTTGTCGAGTACGCCGTTTCCGATTTATCAATGGATTTTAGAAAACAGCGGGGATTTTACAAACTGGGATAAAACTAATTTGGTGCTTATGGATGAGCAGGTCGACGGCGATCAGCCACCATACCGTTATATTCCGTTGGAAGATCCGGCCAGCTATGAAGCGTTTGCTCGTCGCTCGCTGCTTGACCAACTATCCGAAAAAACTGGTGTCAGCATTGATGTCATCAAGCCTAGACTGGAAACCATCGATTCATTCAATACGAGAATCGACCTACTCGTACTGGCGCTGGGAATCGACGGCAACTATGCCAACGTAATGCCTGGTACGCCAGAGTCAGGCGGCTGGCACATCGCGCACCTTACGCCGGCGTTCCGGCAAACACACACCAAAACAGGAAGCAAGTCCTACGAGAACGCCAAGTTTCGCGAATTTGGAATGTCACTCGGGCCGCAGCAAGTTCTCGAGGCGAAGAATGTCGTAGTTATCATCAGCGGCCCACAAAAACACGATCTAGCTACGCAACTGCTAGCTTATAGGGAGTTCGACCCGACGTTCCCATTATCAATTATCTATCATCCCGAAGTGATTGATCGAGTGCAGATCTTTATTGCGAATGATGTTGGAATCGAAGGATCAAAATCCTGA
- a CDS encoding helix-turn-helix transcriptional regulator produces MKDWKSYKEESLKNDPELAHLYDELEPEYQLARSFIEARIAKGLTQIELAQKAGVGQTVIARLESGTSNPTVATVSKVARVLGQEYRLVKA; encoded by the coding sequence ATGAAAGATTGGAAGTCCTACAAAGAGGAATCCCTCAAAAACGACCCAGAGCTCGCGCATCTTTATGATGAGCTTGAGCCGGAGTACCAACTTGCCCGAAGTTTCATCGAGGCTCGTATCGCCAAGGGTTTGACGCAAATCGAACTCGCGCAAAAGGCAGGTGTTGGCCAAACGGTCATCGCACGCCTTGAGAGCGGCACATCTAACCCAACAGTAGCAACCGTTAGCAAAGTTGCTAGGGTGCTGGGCCAAGAGTACAGACTAGTTAAGGCGTAA
- a CDS encoding putative toxin-antitoxin system toxin component, PIN family, which yields MRLMRRVARWVFRARSKRIKFSTAPMNARPRVVIDTNVWLSALVFGGKPRQVVELLARGMIEVVISSEILTEMRRKITQKFSDFDPDFALMELLIEQETELVRLGGVSVHVSRDEDDNRVLETAVIGGCSCIVSGDKDLLVLKSYEGINIMAPAEFLKVDLTP from the coding sequence ATGCGGCTAATGCGAAGGGTCGCCAGATGGGTATTTCGAGCGAGGAGCAAGCGTATCAAATTCTCGACAGCCCCAATGAACGCTAGGCCAAGGGTCGTCATAGATACTAATGTCTGGCTGTCTGCGCTCGTATTCGGGGGAAAGCCGCGACAAGTGGTTGAGTTGCTGGCTCGCGGGATGATCGAGGTAGTTATTTCCTCCGAAATTTTGACCGAGATGCGGCGCAAAATCACACAGAAATTTTCGGATTTTGATCCCGATTTTGCTCTCATGGAGCTACTTATCGAGCAAGAAACGGAGCTCGTGAGGCTGGGAGGCGTTAGTGTTCATGTGTCTCGGGACGAAGACGACAACCGGGTGCTGGAAACGGCGGTCATTGGCGGTTGTAGCTGCATCGTGAGCGGTGATAAAGATCTCCTCGTACTTAAAAGCTACGAGGGTATCAATATTATGGCTCCGGCTGAATTTTTGAAGGTAGACCTTACGCCTTAA
- a CDS encoding alpha/beta hydrolase: MKKVKSKSSRDLLGRLSKRLLAIAFSILLVFLLAYIAFQVNPWPGALLVRAIFNHSDKAVLTRLEKYTPTTPITVLSDQPYEAGDKNALLDVYIPQTAEQGSQLLPVVIWTHGGAWVSGDKTNDAPYFKSIAAHNLVVVSLNYSLAPEKSSPTQTLELNAAHAYVAANAKRFRVDPNKIFLAGDSAGAQLSSQMAALITNPDYAQEVGVRPALAPQQLAGVILFCGIYQLEGLTEAAPSLPRIISWADDRVVWAFSGSPDKSGPLIRQLSPYYHVTGSFPPTFISGGNGDPLTDHQSKPLAGRLTALGVPVTSLFYPADHQPSLAHEYQFNLDTADGQRALDDILEFVRQRDQ; the protein is encoded by the coding sequence ATGAAAAAAGTTAAATCTAAATCATCTAGAGACCTTTTGGGCCGGTTGAGCAAACGACTACTAGCCATAGCTTTTAGTATTTTGTTGGTTTTTTTGTTAGCCTACATTGCCTTTCAAGTAAATCCATGGCCGGGTGCATTGCTGGTGCGTGCGATCTTTAACCATAGCGATAAGGCGGTTTTGACCCGACTCGAAAAATATACTCCGACTACGCCTATCACAGTTTTATCGGATCAGCCATACGAGGCCGGCGACAAAAATGCGCTGCTTGATGTCTATATCCCGCAAACAGCCGAGCAAGGCAGTCAACTCTTGCCCGTAGTGATATGGACGCATGGTGGAGCATGGGTGTCGGGTGACAAAACCAATGACGCCCCTTACTTTAAATCAATTGCCGCTCACAACCTGGTGGTGGTATCGCTCAATTATAGCTTGGCACCGGAAAAATCATCGCCAACTCAGACTCTTGAGTTAAATGCAGCTCACGCTTACGTAGCGGCCAACGCCAAGCGTTTTCGCGTTGATCCAAACAAGATTTTCTTGGCCGGCGACTCAGCCGGAGCTCAACTATCCAGTCAAATGGCCGCCCTCATTACCAACCCCGACTATGCTCAAGAGGTAGGAGTACGGCCCGCCCTTGCGCCGCAACAGCTAGCGGGCGTGATCCTATTTTGTGGCATTTATCAATTGGAGGGTCTCACCGAGGCCGCCCCCTCGCTGCCTAGGATCATTAGCTGGGCGGATGATAGGGTAGTGTGGGCCTTCAGTGGATCACCCGACAAGTCTGGACCGCTCATCCGGCAGCTTTCTCCTTATTACCACGTCACGGGTAGCTTCCCGCCTACTTTTATAAGCGGCGGTAATGGTGATCCGCTGACTGATCATCAATCCAAACCGCTGGCAGGACGCCTGACCGCACTAGGCGTACCCGTCACCTCACTGTTTTATCCAGCCGATCACCAGCCGAGTCTTGCGCATGAATATCAGTTCAACCTCGATACCGCCGACGGGCAGCGCGCACTAGACGACATCCTGGAGTTTGTGCGGCAGCGCGATCAATAG